One window of Paenibacillus sp. FSL K6-3182 genomic DNA carries:
- a CDS encoding AraC family transcriptional regulator, producing MTISQSKKEYLRRIHKVQDYIEANVCDSLSLDELASIAGFSKYHFHKIFKGIVNESLLQYVNRVKLEKALNFLIHRPDRTVTAIAYQFGFTDTAIFSRAFKNYYGVSPSYYRNQHRKNCKDLIKISPYHESMLKMTKKDDENKVKGKVTIETIGDMNVAYVRHLGSYEQLKLVFQSLMRQLFAYLSKWNLIDSSSIKVLTIYHDHPEITEDHHRRTSLCVTIPSSAAKVIEKGDSDVGIMIIPSGKYAVGHFEIYQNEYSEAWDYLCGEWLPQSGYLPRDTSSFEVYVSEPDPNPQTKHFVDIYLPVGPLA from the coding sequence ATGACAATTTCTCAAAGTAAAAAAGAGTATTTGCGTCGCATTCATAAAGTGCAGGATTATATAGAAGCAAATGTATGTGATTCTCTTTCACTAGATGAGCTTGCTTCCATTGCCGGGTTTTCAAAGTATCACTTTCATAAAATTTTTAAAGGGATCGTGAATGAATCATTGCTGCAATACGTAAATCGAGTGAAGCTGGAGAAAGCATTAAATTTTCTCATTCATCGGCCAGATAGGACAGTTACGGCTATCGCTTATCAATTTGGTTTTACGGATACTGCGATTTTTTCACGGGCGTTTAAAAATTATTATGGTGTAAGCCCGAGCTATTATAGAAATCAACATCGCAAGAATTGCAAAGACTTGATAAAAATATCTCCTTATCATGAAAGTATGCTGAAAATGACAAAAAAGGATGATGAAAATAAGGTAAAAGGAAAGGTAACCATTGAGACGATTGGCGACATGAATGTTGCCTATGTGAGACATCTTGGCAGCTATGAACAATTAAAACTTGTTTTTCAATCACTCATGCGACAGCTGTTCGCTTATTTAAGCAAATGGAACCTCATCGATTCGAGCAGCATAAAAGTGTTGACGATCTATCATGATCATCCGGAAATTACAGAGGATCATCATAGAAGAACCAGCCTTTGTGTGACAATCCCAAGCAGTGCTGCGAAGGTCATCGAAAAAGGGGATAGTGATGTCGGAATCATGATTATACCTTCCGGCAAATACGCTGTAGGTCATTTTGAAATATACCAAAATGAGTATAGTGAGGCTTGGGACTATTTATGCGGCGAATGGCTGCCCCAAAGCGGTTATCTTCCTCGTGACACTTCAAGTTTTGAAGTATATGTCAGCGAACCAGACCCAAACCCACAAACAAAACATTTCGTAGATATTTATTTGCCAGTAGGACCTCTTGCATAG
- a CDS encoding phosphatase PAP2 family protein, whose translation MRMWIEKWKHLLGILSIPLQGFIYMGIASNVGPDIILDYFWIDTLIPFVKWFIFPYISWMPVLYLSFLYLAIKHRSIYWRTLLIYNISVMACNVVFWFFATLVPRPDVDGADLASRLVNFIYESDAPFNCFPSVHCLTSYLLFITLKRELVVKLSVRVFMYILLWLIIISTVFTKQHALIDVFGGILFAEVTYQIVHYISSRNQRRDKLATTSM comes from the coding sequence ATGAGAATGTGGATTGAAAAATGGAAACACCTTTTAGGCATTCTTTCCATTCCTCTTCAGGGGTTTATTTATATGGGGATTGCCAGCAATGTTGGACCAGACATTATTTTGGATTATTTTTGGATAGATACGTTAATTCCTTTTGTAAAATGGTTTATCTTCCCTTATATAAGCTGGATGCCCGTTTTATATCTTAGCTTTTTGTATCTGGCTATTAAACATCGCAGTATTTATTGGCGTACTCTATTGATCTATAATATTTCCGTCATGGCGTGCAATGTTGTTTTCTGGTTTTTTGCTACCCTTGTACCTCGGCCCGATGTTGATGGCGCTGACTTGGCAAGCAGGCTTGTTAATTTTATTTACGAGTCTGACGCACCCTTTAACTGTTTTCCAAGTGTCCACTGCTTAACGAGTTATTTGCTATTCATAACTTTGAAACGTGAATTAGTTGTCAAACTGTCTGTTAGAGTCTTTATGTACATTTTGTTGTGGCTTATTATCATTTCAACTGTCTTCACCAAGCAGCATGCACTCATTGATGTATTTGGGGGAATTCTCTTCGCTGAAGTGACATACCAGATTGTCCATTATATCTCATCTCGAAATCAGCGGCGTGACAAGCTGGCTACTACAAGTATGTAG